The Paenibacillus dendritiformis region ATGAGCGCCCCATTGGTCGCAGACGTATATTTCAACGCGGTGAAGAACAAGGCGTTATAGCCAAATATGCCGACCGCGCCGATAAAAAGCAGCCCCTTCCAGCGGCTTGCGATCTCGGACCAACGCCATTCCTTCCGCACCGTCACGACGAGCGCAAGGAGAAGCCCGGCGATGCCGAAGCGGATTGTCGCCGCGACAAGCGGGGGAATTTCCGTAATGACATGCTTGGCCGTCGCGAACGCGCCTCCCCAAAATAAAGGTACGAGCAGCATCAGCCAATACATCACTTTCGGTTTCGTTCCGTCCTCTTTTCCCATCCTGGTTTCACATCTCCCATGTTCGATTCATTTTCGCTATATGTTTATATGTTTAAAATCTTAAACCTACGAGTCAAAAAAAGAACAAATTAACAATCCGACTCGATCGCCAAGCACAGATCTTTAATTTGCTTCAGGAACTCCCTCGAGCTCAACGCATAATATTTTTCATTTCCTTGCTTGTCGAACCCAATCAGTCCGGCCTGTCTCAATATTTTCAAATGATGGGACACGGCGGGCCGCGACAGCTCCATTCTCTCTGTAATCTGGTTCACATTCAAGCGTCCCTGTTCCAGCAGCAGCATAATGATCTGCTGGCGGTTCTCGTCCCCCAGCGCCTGAAAAATCGGCGTCGCCAAGCGGAACTTCTCCAATACAAGCTCCTTGTTCGTGCATCCGGAAGCTTCCATATGATTCACCCTTGTAGGTTTAAACTTTTAAACATAGATCATTATCTTCGAATCATCTCCTCGTGTCAAGCCATCCCTTGCCTGCGTCCGTCCGGGAAGGCCGCCCGAGCATATGTGTGCAAGCCTTATGTTATAATAAAACTTGTCAGGAGCCTGATGGCC contains the following coding sequences:
- a CDS encoding ArsR/SmtB family transcription factor, giving the protein MEASGCTNKELVLEKFRLATPIFQALGDENRQQIIMLLLEQGRLNVNQITERMELSRPAVSHHLKILRQAGLIGFDKQGNEKYYALSSREFLKQIKDLCLAIESDC